In Moorena sp. SIOASIH, the sequence CGTGAGCTAAAAGCTCACGCTACGCGAACAGCCGTCAGCTTATTTGATTTAAAAGCACCGATTACGCTACCCAGACGCTGCGCGAACAGTAGCCTCGCTTATGGCCAATAGCTAATAGCTGATAGTTGATAGCTTACGTAAAAATTATCGCTCTGGTAACGATCAAGGAATTTCATCTAAATATTTAAAGGTGAAGTTATTAGGATAAAACGTTGATTGAATATAGTTTTATAAGAGGTTGTATGAGAAGTTTCATTTGCTACATCCAAGCCCCCTAAATCCCCCAATCTTGGGGGACTTTTAGAAGCAAATAGACTCTTGTTCCCCCCAAAGTTGGGGGGCTAGGGGGGCAAAATTCAGTATAAAAAAACTTTTCAGATATCCTCTAAGACAATTCGTGATCGTGGAAATGTTTATACTCACATCTGGCACCATTGGGATTAATCGTCGGTGAGGAGTACCTACCAATGCGCTTTGCAAGCTGATCTTATCTGTCTCAATCACTGCCCATCCTACTTGCTAACTAAACTATACTTCGGTTACTATCAATCCCAATAGCTATAATTTCAGTGGAAGAATAATAGTGAGTGGCACACTACTGTATCACTCCCACTTCCTCTCGTGAGGTTCATTGGGTATCTCAAACGGTGTTCAGAAAATGAATCAAAACCTATCTGTTAAGGGAGCAGCTATTTTAGCCACCGTTGTCGGTGTGATGGCAATGGGAGTGGCTTTCCCTAGGTCTAGCTGGGGGCAAAGTATCATTGCTCAACAACCCACTTTACCAGGGAGTGAAGGGAAGCAATCGACCATCAATGGTGTTTTGGATCTGGAAAGTTATACTGCTGACAACGGGAGGTATTTTCAGATTCACACTTTTTCTGGTAAAGCCGGGGAAGCGATTACCATTGAGCTAACCAGCAGTGAGTTTGATGCTTACTTAATTTTGGTAGACCCCGAACAGGAAAAGATAGCAGAAGATAATGATGGGGGAGAAGGGAACAATGCTAGAGTGAGTTTGAGTTTACCCAGCACAGGTACCTACACAGTAATTGTCACAACTGACAAACCAGAAGAGAGAGGACGCTACAGACTCAGTGGGCGAGAAGCTTCAGCGGAAGAGTTATCCCTAACAGAAGCCTCTCAACTCAATCAGCAAGTAGAAGAGCTTTATCAGCAAGGAAAGTACTCAGAAGCGATTCCCCTAGCTGAGAAAGCATTAGAGATTCGGCAAGAAATCTGGGGAGAGGATCATCTCGATGTGGCAACCAGCCTCAATAATCTGGCATTACTCTACCAAAGCCAAGGCAGATATCCTGAAGCCGAACCCCTCTATGAACAAGCCTTAGCACTGACGAAAAAACTCTTTGGTCAAGACCATCCCGATGTGGCAACCAGCCTCAATAATCTGGCTGCACTCTACGAAAGCCAGGGCAGATATCGTGAAGCCGAACCCCTCTTGCGAGAAGCCTTAGCACTGACGAAAAAACTTCTTGGTCAAGACCATCCCCATGTGGCAGAAAGCCTCAATAATCTGGCTGCACTCTACGAAAGCCAGGGCAGATATGGTGAAGCCGAACCCCTCTATCGACAAGCCTTAGCACTGAGGAAAAAACGCCTCGGTGAAGACCATCCCGATGTGGCAATAAGCCTCAATAATCTGGCTGCACTCTACTCAAGGCAGGGCAGATATCCTGAAGCCGAACCCCTCTTACAACAAGCCTTAGCACTGAGGAAAAAACGCCTCGGTGAAGACCATCCCGATGTGGCAATAAGCCTCAATAATCTGGCTGCACTCTACTCAAGGCAGGGCAGATATGGTGAAGCCGAACCCCTCTATCGACAAGCCTTAGCACTGAGGAAAAAACTCCTTGGTCAAGACCATCCCGATGTGGCAACCAGCCTCAATAATCTGGCTGGACTCTACTGGGCACAGGGGAGATATGGTGAAGCCGAACCCCTGTATCAACAAGCCTTAGCACTGAGGAAAAAACTCCTTGGTCAAGACCATCCCGATGTGGCAATAAGCCTCAATAATCTGGCATTACTCGACTGGGCCCAGGGAGACCCTACGTCTGCTCTCAACCTCCTAATTGAAGGGTTAAAGGTAGAAGAAAAAAACCTCGACGACAATCTGCGGACTGGCTCTGAGTCTGAAAAACAAGACTATCTCAACACAATCTCTGATACAACAGATGTAACTATTTCCCTCCATCTCCAACAAGAGCCCAACCATCAAAAGGCAGCCCGTTTAGCACTAACCACAATCTTGCGTCGTAAAGGTCGTATTCTGGATACTACCACCAATAGCTGGCAACGCTTGCGGCAAAACCTTACCCCTGAAGACCAGCAACGCTTCGACGAACTCAACCAAACTAACAGCCAACTGGGAAAACTCTACAATCAAGGTCCCGGTAATCAGTCTCCCGATGACTATAAAACCCAACTCGAAGAACTAACGAAAAAAAAGAAAACTCAAGAGAAGGATCTTTCGGAAAAGAGTGATGTATTCCGAAAGGCCACTCAAGTCGCTACCCTCAAAGCTGTGCAAGCTCAACTGCCCCCTGATGCAGTTCTGATTGAATTCTTCCAATACAAACCCTTCAAGCCCAAAGCTCCTCCAAATCAGCTATGGGGCAAGCCCCGCTATGCCGTCTATACTTTACACTCTGATGGTAGTTTTCAAGGCATTGATTTGGGACCAGCAGAGGAAATAGACCCACTGATTAAGAATTTTACCGCTGCTATCCGCAGTCCTGGAATACATATTTCCCAAGTTAAAGACGCTGCTCGTAAATTAGAGAAAGCGATACTGGCTCCGATCCGAGCACAAATTGGTAATAGCAATCACTTAATCATTTCACCGGATGGGGCTCTCAACTTGATTCCCTTTGAAGCCCTGGTGGATCACAATAACCAATTCCTGATTGAAAACTTGACCTTTACCTACCTTACCTCCGGGCGAGACGTGCTGCGTTTCCCTGTTCAAGCCCCACCTCAGCAGCCGCCAGTGCTGATTGCTGCCCCGATTTTCGGAAAACCTGGTGAAACGGTTGAATTACCTCAAAACCCTACCCGTTCCGGGAATTGGCCCCAGCGTAAGCTTCCGCCTCTACCAGGAACCAGAGATGAAGCTGAAGCCATTGCTGAAATCTTACCCCAAGCTCAACTCCGGCTTGGGCGACAGGCAACTGAAGCGGTGATCAAGCAAGCCCATCGTCCCAGTATTCTGCACATTGCC encodes:
- a CDS encoding tetratricopeptide repeat protein, which produces MNQNLSVKGAAILATVVGVMAMGVAFPRSSWGQSIIAQQPTLPGSEGKQSTINGVLDLESYTADNGRYFQIHTFSGKAGEAITIELTSSEFDAYLILVDPEQEKIAEDNDGGEGNNARVSLSLPSTGTYTVIVTTDKPEERGRYRLSGREASAEELSLTEASQLNQQVEELYQQGKYSEAIPLAEKALEIRQEIWGEDHLDVATSLNNLALLYQSQGRYPEAEPLYEQALALTKKLFGQDHPDVATSLNNLAALYESQGRYREAEPLLREALALTKKLLGQDHPHVAESLNNLAALYESQGRYGEAEPLYRQALALRKKRLGEDHPDVAISLNNLAALYSRQGRYPEAEPLLQQALALRKKRLGEDHPDVAISLNNLAALYSRQGRYGEAEPLYRQALALRKKLLGQDHPDVATSLNNLAGLYWAQGRYGEAEPLYQQALALRKKLLGQDHPDVAISLNNLALLDWAQGDPTSALNLLIEGLKVEEKNLDDNLRTGSESEKQDYLNTISDTTDVTISLHLQQEPNHQKAARLALTTILRRKGRILDTTTNSWQRLRQNLTPEDQQRFDELNQTNSQLGKLYNQGPGNQSPDDYKTQLEELTKKKKTQEKDLSEKSDVFRKATQVATLKAVQAQLPPDAVLIEFFQYKPFKPKAPPNQLWGKPRYAVYTLHSDGSFQGIDLGPAEEIDPLIKNFTAAIRSPGIHISQVKDAARKLEKAILAPIRAQIGNSNHLIISPDGALNLIPFEALVDHNNQFLIENLTFTYLTSGRDVLRFPVQAPPQQPPVLIAAPIFGKPGETVELPQNPTRSGNWPQRKLPPLPGTRDEAEAIAEILPQAQLRLGRQATEAVIKQAHRPSILHIATHGFFEGNQQVDSLVAENPRLQSRLTLFKSGLVLAGVKNYQSGNLADVIQDGVLTASEASGLNLYGSELVVLSACETGLGELSQGEGVYGLRRALVLAGSQSQVISLWQVNDQSTKELMVSYYKKLNQGLGRSEAMRQAQLEMGQKNPKYQHPYFWAAFINSGNWKPFRSQKAEGKRQEAKGKRQEGQEIRSFIVQ